The proteins below are encoded in one region of Lytechinus pictus isolate F3 Inbred chromosome 11, Lp3.0, whole genome shotgun sequence:
- the LOC129271204 gene encoding pikachurin-like yields MPAPAYKLYQSFFITISFKPESLNGRLLFASQEEDGKGDYIAIGLVNGKAVFRFDCGQGAAVITSENSVSLHKWHTLQIGRDNRKGWLQLDDAQIVRGSTPGVYSKVTLRGDLFVGGYNVSAEIRDGLRAKHMFEGFRGCIESIDIANMDLDLRPQPKGSMVGGQNVGECSEGVCKHHVCTNGGSCISRSPDQAMCLCPLGTHGSVCEDVIEIHTPSFNSSHSSHIAHDTLGKKHLSFLQMEIIFKPKEPSGILIYSGTESREGDFFSITLDENYIGFKFDCGSGPAVLRSTQPVTLHEWHIVEVSRTAREGMLRVDNQPTVTALAPGAFTQTSFDTNLYIGGIDDIDLLSREVAVKNSFSGDIQRVLVNDNQLDLISEAVGGANVGNAHHPCQGQPCLNNGECHPLHENYLCDCRLGFKGDNCEIEIEEDVSEPSFTGRSYLWYASNEITSRLSGERNIFTFELRATEPNGLVLWAGHSSMTSGSDFIAMGLEDGLLLLRFDLGGGEAVLRSRRPVNDGEWHVVRIDRLGIVGIMEVDNDDAVTNQATGEDFRQLNVNDGLYLGGMDDIGETTMNLYTTGLTGCLRNFKIDQSLIVFSMEQPDGGRSIRQCS; encoded by the exons GTTTGACTGTGGTCAGGGTGCTGCCGTGATCACCAGTGAAAACAGTGTTAGTCTCCACAAATGGCACACACTCCAGATTGGGAGAGACAATCGAAAAGGTTGGCTTCAACTCGACGATGCTCAAATTGTCCGGGGGAGCACACCG GGTGTATACTCCAAGGTCACGCTGAGGGGAGACCTATTTGTTGGAGGCTACAACGTGAGTGCAGAGATACGGGATGGTCTGAGGGCCAAGCACATGTTTGAAGGATTTCGAGGATGTATCGAGAGCATCGACATTGCAAACATGGACTTGGATCTTAGGCCTCAACCCAAAGGTTCCATGGTAGGCGGACAGAATGTTG GTGAATGCAGTGAAGGTGTATGCAAACATCATGTATGCACCAATGGAGGCTCCTGTATCAGCAGGTCACCGGATCAAGCCATGTGTCTGTGCCCTCTTGGAACACACGGCTCCGTGTGCGAGGATG TAATTGAGATCCACACTCCGTCATTCAATAGCTCGCACTCCTCCCACATCGCTCATGACACCCTGGGTAAGAAACATCTCTCCTTCCTCCAGATGGAGATCATCTTCAAACCCAAGGAGCCATCAGGGATCCTCATCTACAGCGGCACGGAGTCCAGGGAAGGAGATTTCTTCTCCATTACCCTAGATGAGAACTACATCGGATTCAAGTTTGATTGTGGTTCGGGACCAGCAGTTCTGAG ATCAACACAGCCAGTCACACTACATGAATGGCACATAGTTGAAGTATCAAGAACAGCCCGGGAGGGAATGCTAAGAGTGGACAACCAGCCTACCGTGACGGCATTAGCTCCAGGAGCTTTTACGCAGACATCATTCGATACAAACCTTTACATCGGAGGCATCGATGATATAGACCTCTTATCGAGAGAAGTGGCAGTCAAGAATTCATTCAGTGGAGATATTCAAAGG GTGTTGGTCAACGATAACCAATTAGATCTCATCAGTGAAGCAGTGGGAGGGGCTAATGTTGGCAACGCCCACCATCCATGCCAGGGACAGCCATGCCTTAACAACGGAGAATGCCACCCTCTTCATGAAAACTATCTCTGTGACTGTAGGTTAGGTTTCAAGGGAGACAACTGTGAAATAG AAATTGAAGAAGATGTTTCAGAGCCTAGTTTTACGGGAAGGAGTTACCTTTGGTATGCCAGCAATGAAATCACTTCTag ATTGTCTGGAGAAAGAAATATCTTCACCTTTGAGCTCCGGGCCACAGAACCCAATGGTCTTGTCTTATGGGCAGGTCACTCAAGTATGACCTCAGGAAGTGATTTCATTGCCATGGGCCTAGAAGATGGCTTACTCTTATTAAG ATTTGACCTCGGTGGAGGGGAGGCAGTGCTAAGAAGCAGAAGACCTGTCAACGACGGCGAGTGGCACGTCGTCAGGATAGACAGGCTAGGAATTGTGGGTATAATGGAAGTCGACAATGATGACGCAGTGACCAATCAAGCGACTGGAGAAGACTTCAGGCAGCTCAATGTCAATGATGGCCTGTACCTTG GCGGAATGGACGACATTGGCGAGACGACAATGAACCTCTACACAACAGGCTTGACAGGGTGCCTCAGGAACTTTAAGATTGACCAAAGCCTAATAGTTTTCTCAATGGAACAACCAGATGGTGGCAGGAGCATTAGACAGTGTTCATAA